A genomic region of Micromonospora sp. NBRC 110009 contains the following coding sequences:
- a CDS encoding LysR substrate-binding domain-containing protein, whose protein sequence is MTFTLEQLRGFVAVADELHFGRAAARLQMTQPPLSRQIQKLERAIGAQLLERDNRRVTLTAAGEVFLGEARRLLTLADSAPELARRVSSGAAGVVRIGFTAASAYGVLGTLLNELARALPEVDVELAEMVTREQVAGLLNEEVDLGLARPPFDEQAFGSRLLHREALLVAAPLGHRLLASGRPAVAADLSAEPVIMHSPVKAKYFYDLVAGVVPIAAENTVHAVSQVLTMLWLVAAGRGIAFVPESAARLPIEGVGFVRLETPVPQPVELHLLWARNSKNPALWRTLAALEQPDIDH, encoded by the coding sequence ATGACGTTCACCCTCGAGCAGCTTCGTGGCTTCGTGGCGGTCGCCGACGAGCTGCACTTCGGTCGCGCCGCCGCGCGGCTGCAGATGACCCAGCCCCCGTTGAGCCGGCAGATCCAGAAGCTGGAACGCGCGATCGGCGCACAACTGCTGGAGCGCGACAACCGGCGCGTCACCCTGACCGCCGCCGGTGAGGTGTTCCTCGGCGAGGCCCGCCGGCTGCTCACCCTCGCCGACTCCGCGCCGGAGCTCGCCCGCCGGGTGTCCTCCGGGGCCGCCGGCGTGGTGCGCATCGGCTTCACCGCTGCCTCGGCGTACGGAGTGCTCGGCACGTTGCTGAACGAACTGGCCCGGGCGCTGCCCGAGGTCGACGTCGAACTGGCCGAGATGGTGACCCGCGAGCAGGTCGCCGGCCTGCTCAACGAGGAGGTCGACCTGGGCCTGGCCCGCCCGCCCTTCGACGAGCAGGCGTTCGGCTCCCGGCTGCTGCACCGGGAGGCGCTGCTCGTCGCCGCCCCGCTGGGCCACCGGCTGCTGGCGTCGGGCCGACCCGCGGTCGCCGCGGACCTGTCGGCCGAACCGGTGATCATGCATTCGCCGGTCAAGGCCAAGTACTTCTACGACCTGGTCGCCGGCGTGGTCCCGATCGCCGCCGAGAACACCGTGCACGCGGTGAGTCAGGTGCTGACCATGCTCTGGCTGGTGGCGGCCGGCCGGGGCATCGCGTTCGTGCCCGAGTCGGCCGCCCGGCTGCCGATCGAGGGCGTCGGGTTCGTCCGGCTGGAGACGCCCGTGCCGCAGCCGGTCGAGCTGCATCTGCTCTGGGCGAGGAACTCGAAGAATCCCGCGCTGTGGCGGACCCTCGCGGCGCTGGAACAGCCCGACATCGACCATTGA
- a CDS encoding tripartite tricarboxylate transporter permease: MDFAPVLDGFGVVLEPTNLLYCLIGVVIGMLIGVLPGLGPAATIAILLPVTFGIEPVTAVIMLAGIFYGAQYGGTITSVLLRLPGEASSVVTVFDGYALARQGRAGTALGIAAVGSFIGGTVSIIALTLVAPVVAGFALDFGPPEYTALALLGILLVATVSSGGRVKAVTAACLGLLLATVGRDSFTGAERFTFDNLSLADGLDFVPIAMGLFGLGEILYNLEERHRAVQAPIAVANVWPSRADLRQSAGAIGRGSVLGFVLGILPGGGATLSSLAAYALEKRRAKRPERFGRGAVEGVAAPETANNAAATSSFIPLLTLGIPANATMAVIFGALLIQGVSPGPQLVSQEPELFWGVVNSMYIGNILLLIMSIPLVGLFVKILRVRATILAPITVLITLVGVYTVNNDVFDIVLVIVFGALGYLMKKLGFEPGPLVLAFVLGSLLEDSLRRSLLIFNGDATGFVTRPISGTLFVVFLLVALLPPIRAALARRRATSEPATASHDTKELV, from the coding sequence GTGGACTTCGCCCCGGTGCTCGACGGCTTCGGTGTCGTACTGGAACCGACCAACCTGCTCTACTGCCTGATCGGCGTCGTCATCGGCATGCTGATCGGCGTCCTGCCCGGGCTCGGTCCCGCGGCGACCATCGCGATCCTGCTGCCGGTCACCTTCGGCATCGAGCCGGTGACCGCCGTGATCATGCTCGCCGGCATCTTCTACGGCGCCCAGTACGGCGGCACGATCACCTCGGTCCTGCTCCGGCTCCCCGGCGAGGCGTCCTCGGTGGTGACGGTCTTCGACGGCTACGCGCTGGCCCGCCAGGGCCGGGCCGGCACCGCCCTCGGCATCGCCGCCGTCGGGTCCTTCATCGGCGGCACCGTCTCGATCATCGCGCTGACGCTCGTCGCCCCCGTGGTGGCGGGCTTCGCCCTCGACTTCGGCCCACCCGAGTACACGGCTCTGGCCCTGCTCGGCATTCTCCTGGTCGCCACGGTCAGCAGCGGCGGACGCGTCAAGGCGGTGACGGCCGCGTGTCTGGGCCTGCTGCTCGCCACAGTCGGCCGGGACAGCTTCACCGGCGCCGAGCGGTTCACCTTCGACAACCTGTCGCTGGCCGACGGCCTGGACTTCGTGCCCATCGCCATGGGGCTCTTCGGCCTCGGCGAGATCCTGTACAACCTGGAGGAACGCCACCGGGCCGTGCAGGCGCCGATCGCGGTGGCGAACGTGTGGCCGTCGCGGGCCGACCTGCGCCAGTCGGCCGGGGCCATCGGCCGCGGCTCCGTACTGGGCTTCGTGCTGGGCATCCTGCCCGGCGGCGGCGCCACGCTCTCCTCGCTGGCCGCCTACGCGCTGGAGAAGCGCCGCGCCAAGCGCCCCGAGCGCTTCGGCAGGGGCGCCGTCGAAGGGGTGGCTGCGCCGGAGACGGCGAACAACGCCGCCGCCACGTCGTCGTTCATCCCGCTGCTGACCCTCGGCATCCCGGCCAACGCCACGATGGCGGTCATCTTCGGCGCGCTGCTGATCCAGGGCGTGAGCCCCGGACCGCAGCTGGTCAGCCAGGAGCCGGAGCTGTTCTGGGGCGTGGTCAACTCGATGTACATCGGCAACATCCTGTTGCTGATCATGAGCATCCCGCTGGTCGGACTGTTCGTGAAGATCCTGCGGGTCCGGGCCACGATCCTCGCGCCCATCACGGTGCTGATCACGTTGGTCGGCGTCTACACCGTGAACAACGATGTCTTCGACATCGTGCTGGTCATCGTCTTCGGCGCCCTCGGCTACCTGATGAAGAAGCTGGGGTTCGAACCCGGCCCGCTGGTGCTGGCCTTCGTCCTCGGCTCGCTGTTGGAGGACTCGCTGCGCCGCTCGCTGCTGATCTTCAACGGCGACGCGACCGGCTTCGTCACCAGGCCGATCTCCGGAACCCTGTTCGTGGTGTTCCTGCTCGTGGCCCTGTTGCCGCCGATCCGGGCCGCCCTCGCCCGCCGGCGGGCCACGTCCGAACCCGCCACCGCCTCCCACGACACCAAGGAGCTCGTGTGA
- a CDS encoding L-talarate/galactarate dehydratase — translation MTTASAPAVLDRIESVTLSSVTLPLPTGISDAKVLTGRQRPMTEVAFLFAEIRTEAGFEGVGFSYSKRAGGPAQFAHAREVAPDLIGEDPSDIGRLWTKLVWSGASVGRSGASTQALAAIDVALWDLKAKRAGLPLAKLLGAYRDSVRCYNTSGGFLHESIEQVLDNATRTLESGVGGIKIKVGQPDWAEDLRRVRAVREHIGDAVPLMVDANQQWDRPTAMRVGRALEEFGLVWIEEPLDAYDAEGHAQLARSLDTAVATGEMLTSVAEHYELIRAGAVDILQPDAPRIGGITQFLKLATLADHSNLQLAPHFAMEIHVHLAAAYPHEPWVEHFDWLYPLFNERLETRGGRMYLSNRPGLGITLSEQARAWTVGRAHVGASH, via the coding sequence ATGACCACCGCCAGCGCCCCCGCCGTCCTCGACCGGATCGAGTCGGTGACCCTCTCGTCGGTCACCCTTCCGCTGCCCACCGGGATCAGCGACGCGAAGGTGCTCACCGGCCGGCAGCGGCCGATGACCGAGGTGGCGTTCCTCTTCGCCGAGATCCGCACCGAGGCCGGCTTCGAGGGTGTCGGCTTCAGCTACTCGAAGCGGGCCGGCGGGCCGGCGCAGTTCGCGCATGCCCGGGAGGTCGCCCCCGACCTGATCGGCGAGGATCCCAGCGATATCGGTCGGCTGTGGACCAAGCTCGTCTGGTCCGGCGCCTCCGTCGGGCGCAGCGGCGCGTCGACCCAGGCGCTCGCCGCGATCGACGTGGCGCTGTGGGACCTCAAGGCCAAGCGTGCCGGGCTGCCGCTGGCCAAACTGCTCGGCGCCTACCGTGACTCGGTGCGCTGCTACAACACCTCCGGTGGCTTCCTGCACGAGTCCATCGAGCAGGTGCTGGACAACGCCACCCGCACCCTCGAATCCGGCGTCGGCGGGATCAAGATCAAGGTGGGTCAGCCGGACTGGGCGGAGGACCTGCGCCGGGTCCGCGCCGTGCGCGAGCACATCGGGGACGCGGTGCCGCTCATGGTGGACGCGAACCAGCAGTGGGACCGGCCCACCGCGATGCGTGTCGGCCGGGCGCTGGAGGAGTTCGGCCTGGTGTGGATCGAGGAGCCGCTGGACGCGTACGACGCCGAGGGACACGCCCAGCTCGCCCGGTCGCTGGACACCGCGGTAGCGACGGGGGAGATGCTCACCAGCGTCGCGGAGCACTACGAGCTCATCCGCGCCGGCGCGGTGGACATCCTCCAGCCGGACGCCCCGCGCATCGGCGGCATCACCCAGTTCCTCAAGCTGGCCACGCTGGCCGACCACAGCAACCTGCAGCTGGCTCCCCACTTCGCGATGGAGATCCACGTGCACCTGGCCGCCGCCTACCCGCACGAGCCGTGGGTCGAGCACTTCGACTGGCTGTACCCGCTGTTCAACGAGCGCCTGGAGACGCGCGGCGGGCGGATGTACCTCTCAAACCGTCCCGGGCTGGGCATCACGCTGAGCGAGCAGGCCCGCGCCTGGACCGTGGGCCGGGCCCACGTGGGCGCCTCGCACTGA
- a CDS encoding Bug family tripartite tricarboxylate transporter substrate binding protein: MTLHHRMRRWATAGAGIALALSLAACGGNVGGGSAADGTFPGKAPITILVGQDPGGSTDLIARALADKVSDDLGVPVTVENKPGANGGLAAKELAGKKADGHTLMVYNGSLAYITPLAVAAGQAPDMADYEIVTGISQDDYVLVTAPKSGFKTVDDLAKAGRQITFGTTGVGTGSQLSQELLFRQANIPAKAVPFDGGSPTLSAVLGGQVDVGSIQLGEAIEQITAGKLTPIVTFAEKRPTYLPDTPTAVEAGHDVPVQQSRAIFAPKGTPKEVLDALRASFQKSFQTEAYQKFNADNQLTPNEVDGEELRKQWTANLDKYRAVVQKYNIQLGGKK, from the coding sequence ATGACCCTCCACCACCGCATGCGCCGCTGGGCGACGGCGGGCGCCGGCATCGCTCTGGCGCTCTCGCTCGCCGCCTGCGGCGGCAACGTCGGCGGCGGATCCGCCGCCGACGGCACGTTTCCCGGCAAGGCCCCGATCACCATCCTCGTCGGCCAGGACCCGGGCGGTAGCACCGACCTGATCGCCCGGGCGCTCGCCGACAAGGTCTCCGACGACCTCGGTGTCCCGGTGACCGTCGAGAACAAGCCCGGCGCCAACGGTGGCCTGGCGGCCAAGGAACTGGCCGGCAAGAAGGCCGACGGGCACACGCTCATGGTCTACAACGGCAGCCTCGCGTACATCACGCCGCTGGCCGTCGCCGCGGGCCAGGCACCCGACATGGCCGACTACGAGATCGTGACCGGCATCAGCCAGGATGACTACGTGCTGGTCACGGCACCGAAGTCCGGCTTCAAGACCGTCGACGACCTGGCCAAGGCCGGACGGCAGATCACCTTCGGCACCACCGGCGTCGGCACGGGCAGCCAGCTGTCGCAGGAGTTGCTGTTCCGCCAGGCGAACATCCCGGCCAAGGCGGTTCCCTTCGACGGCGGATCGCCCACCCTCAGCGCGGTGCTCGGCGGCCAGGTGGACGTCGGCTCGATCCAGCTGGGCGAGGCCATCGAGCAGATCACCGCCGGCAAGCTCACCCCGATCGTGACCTTCGCCGAGAAGCGGCCGACGTACCTGCCCGACACCCCGACCGCGGTGGAGGCCGGCCACGACGTGCCCGTGCAGCAGTCGCGGGCGATCTTCGCCCCGAAGGGTACGCCGAAGGAGGTCCTCGACGCCCTCCGCGCCTCGTTCCAGAAGTCGTTCCAGACCGAGGCGTACCAGAAGTTCAACGCGGACAACCAGCTCACGCCCAACGAGGTGGACGGTGAGGAGCTGCGCAAGCAGTGGACCGCGAACCTGGACAAGTACCGGGCTGTCGTGCAGAAGTACAACATCCAGCTCGGCGGCAAGAAGTGA
- a CDS encoding universal stress protein, translating into MTVLVAYIRTAEGDAAFAAAVEEAGRRSERLVVLNTPREGAPVSTVVAGEAAVETLVQRATAAGVEVEVRQDAHAGDTAEEVVRVADQVDASVIVIGLRRRSPVGKLFLGSAAQRILLDADRPVLAVKP; encoded by the coding sequence GTGACCGTTCTCGTCGCCTACATCCGGACGGCCGAGGGAGACGCGGCGTTCGCGGCCGCCGTCGAGGAGGCCGGACGCCGCAGCGAACGGCTGGTGGTCCTCAACACGCCCCGTGAGGGGGCACCGGTCAGCACCGTCGTCGCCGGCGAGGCCGCGGTCGAGACGCTCGTTCAGCGGGCGACGGCGGCCGGTGTGGAGGTCGAGGTCCGGCAGGACGCGCATGCCGGGGACACCGCCGAGGAGGTGGTGCGGGTCGCCGACCAGGTGGACGCCTCGGTGATCGTGATCGGGCTGCGCCGCCGCTCGCCGGTCGGCAAGCTGTTCCTGGGCAGCGCCGCGCAGCGCATTCTGCTCGACGCCGACCGGCCCGTCCTCGCCGTCAAGCCCTGA
- a CDS encoding tripartite tricarboxylate transporter TctB family protein, with product MTSAHHGTRNPGSPGGDTAAGATPLGNESDGEQLSLEEAIHQVEEAEHEGRPPAAGALSNALTAVAVVALGVAALVGSTGLGLGTARSPESGTWPLLISGALVLLGLGLLATARRTTDAERFSPASWLVLGGLATMVVFVAVIEVIGFEIPAALLAFVWLRFLGREGWRTSIVTSVAVVVAFYLLFVAALSVPIPHLF from the coding sequence GTGACCTCCGCCCACCACGGGACGCGCAATCCGGGAAGCCCCGGCGGTGACACCGCCGCCGGGGCCACCCCCCTGGGCAACGAGTCCGACGGCGAGCAGCTCAGCCTCGAAGAGGCCATCCACCAGGTCGAAGAGGCCGAGCACGAGGGACGACCGCCGGCCGCCGGGGCGCTGAGCAACGCGCTGACCGCGGTCGCCGTCGTGGCGCTCGGTGTCGCCGCGCTGGTCGGCTCCACCGGGCTCGGGCTCGGCACCGCCCGCAGCCCCGAGTCCGGCACCTGGCCGCTGCTGATCAGCGGCGCACTCGTCCTGTTGGGCCTCGGCCTGCTCGCCACGGCCCGACGGACCACGGACGCCGAGCGGTTCTCCCCCGCCAGCTGGCTGGTGCTCGGCGGCTTGGCCACCATGGTCGTCTTCGTCGCGGTCATCGAGGTCATCGGCTTCGAGATCCCGGCCGCCCTGCTCGCCTTCGTCTGGCTGCGGTTCCTCGGCCGGGAGGGCTGGCGCACGTCGATCGTCACGAGCGTGGCAGTGGTGGTCGCCTTCTATCTCCTGTTCGTGGCGGCCCTCTCGGTCCCCATCCCGCACCTGTTCTAG
- a CDS encoding AEC family transporter, with the protein MSAVIGGIAALVAVIAVGWVVGRTGVLGAEAGGVLSRLSYFVATPALLLLTLADADPTALLSAALLATAGSAVLSALLYATLARWRWRLSPARLAVGGLASSYVNAGNLGIPIAAYVLGDASFVAPVLLFQVLVLAPVGLAVLAGSHPAGDAAPRWRPLTQPLRTPVVVGCGLGVLVAATGVDLPSLVRSPIELTAALAVPAALLAYGMSLHGAPRPASGDGASQVWLAVALKTLAQPALAYALGRWVAGLAGVALLAVTVTSALPTAQNVFVYASSYDRGTLLARDTVLLTTVLSVPLLVGIALLLG; encoded by the coding sequence GTGAGCGCGGTCATCGGCGGCATCGCCGCCCTGGTCGCGGTGATCGCCGTGGGCTGGGTCGTCGGCCGGACCGGCGTGCTGGGCGCCGAGGCCGGTGGGGTGCTGTCGCGGTTGTCGTACTTCGTGGCGACGCCCGCCCTGCTGCTGCTCACGCTTGCGGACGCCGACCCGACCGCGCTGCTGTCGGCCGCCCTTCTGGCGACCGCGGGCAGCGCGGTGCTCAGCGCGCTGCTGTACGCGACGCTGGCCCGGTGGCGTTGGCGGCTGTCGCCGGCCCGGCTGGCGGTCGGTGGCCTCGCCTCGTCCTACGTCAACGCCGGCAACCTGGGCATACCCATCGCCGCCTACGTCCTCGGCGACGCCTCCTTCGTGGCCCCGGTGCTGCTGTTCCAGGTGCTCGTCCTGGCCCCGGTCGGGCTGGCCGTGCTGGCCGGCTCGCACCCGGCCGGCGACGCGGCGCCCCGCTGGCGGCCGCTCACCCAGCCCCTGCGTACGCCGGTCGTGGTCGGCTGCGGCCTGGGTGTGCTGGTGGCGGCCACCGGCGTGGACCTGCCGTCGCTCGTGCGGTCGCCGATCGAGCTGACCGCCGCGCTCGCGGTGCCCGCGGCGCTGCTCGCCTACGGGATGAGCCTGCACGGCGCACCCCGCCCCGCGTCCGGCGACGGAGCGTCCCAGGTCTGGCTGGCCGTGGCGCTCAAGACCCTCGCCCAGCCGGCGCTGGCGTACGCGCTCGGCCGGTGGGTCGCCGGGCTGGCGGGGGTGGCGTTGCTGGCGGTCACCGTCACCTCGGCCCTGCCGACGGCGCAGAACGTCTTCGTCTACGCCTCGTCCTACGACCGCGGCACCCTGCTGGCCCGGGACACCGTGCTGCTCACCACGGTGCTGTCCGTCCCCCTGCTCGTCGGGATCGCCCTGCTGCTCGGCTGA
- a CDS encoding aldehyde dehydrogenase (NADP(+)) yields the protein MGTVVSIDPRTGRAVEEVAPETTTAEVDRRCAAALAAAPGLEALGRAGRAALLRGLADGLEDRRADIVAVADRETALGPARLTGELTRTCYQLRLFAEVLEEGSYLEAAIDHPGETPMGPRPDLRRMLIPIGPVAVFGASNFPLAFSVPGGDTASALAAGCPVVVKAHGSHPATSQLVFDILVSAAHQAGAPDGTLSLIHGVQAGADLVAHPAIRAVGFTGSVTGGRALLQIIEQRRDPVPFFGELSSLNPVVVTPRAAAERGPAIGTELVGSFTLGAGQFCTKPGLVFVPVGSDGDAVVAAMAEAVRGADAPVLLNEGIAAAYGHLAGGLAEAPGVQVLARGAEPAGDGFRAAPLLLATSAGRLPRQVTEECFGPVSVVARYDGAAELFAALAAMPSSLTATVLRGRRETELPLAVSEQLRPRAGRLIYDAYPTGVAVSWAQHHGGPWPSTNSQHTSVGTTAIRRFLRPITWQGAPADLLPLELTDDYHGVPRRVDGVLELPR from the coding sequence ATGGGCACAGTCGTCAGCATCGACCCCCGCACCGGCCGGGCGGTCGAGGAGGTGGCGCCGGAGACCACCACCGCGGAGGTGGACCGCCGCTGCGCCGCCGCCCTCGCCGCGGCCCCCGGCCTGGAGGCGCTCGGCCGGGCCGGGCGGGCCGCGCTGCTGCGTGGCCTCGCGGACGGCCTGGAGGACCGGCGGGCCGACATCGTCGCCGTCGCCGACCGGGAGACGGCGCTCGGACCGGCCCGGCTGACCGGCGAACTCACCCGCACCTGTTACCAGCTGCGGCTCTTCGCCGAGGTGCTCGAGGAGGGCAGCTACCTCGAGGCGGCGATCGACCACCCGGGCGAGACCCCGATGGGTCCCCGTCCCGACCTGCGCCGGATGCTCATCCCGATCGGCCCGGTCGCGGTGTTCGGGGCGAGCAACTTCCCGCTGGCCTTCTCCGTACCCGGCGGCGACACCGCCTCGGCGCTCGCGGCCGGCTGCCCGGTGGTCGTCAAGGCACACGGGTCCCACCCCGCGACGTCGCAGCTGGTCTTCGACATCCTCGTGTCCGCAGCGCACCAGGCGGGCGCCCCGGACGGCACGCTGAGCCTGATCCACGGCGTCCAGGCCGGCGCGGACCTCGTCGCCCACCCGGCGATCCGGGCCGTCGGCTTCACCGGCTCGGTCACCGGCGGGCGCGCGCTGCTGCAGATCATCGAGCAGCGCCGCGACCCCGTGCCGTTCTTCGGGGAGCTCAGCAGCCTCAACCCGGTCGTCGTGACGCCGCGGGCCGCCGCCGAGCGCGGGCCGGCGATCGGCACCGAGCTCGTCGGGTCGTTCACCCTCGGCGCCGGCCAGTTCTGCACCAAGCCCGGCCTGGTGTTCGTACCGGTCGGCTCCGACGGCGACGCCGTGGTCGCCGCCATGGCGGAGGCGGTTCGGGGCGCGGACGCCCCGGTCCTGCTCAACGAGGGCATCGCCGCCGCGTACGGCCACCTCGCCGGCGGCCTCGCCGAGGCACCCGGCGTCCAGGTGCTGGCCCGCGGCGCCGAGCCGGCGGGGGACGGCTTCCGGGCCGCGCCGCTGCTCCTGGCGACGTCAGCGGGCCGGCTGCCGCGGCAGGTCACCGAGGAGTGCTTCGGGCCCGTGTCGGTCGTGGCCCGCTACGACGGTGCCGCCGAGCTGTTCGCCGCGCTGGCGGCGATGCCCTCGTCGCTGACCGCGACCGTGCTGCGCGGCCGACGCGAGACGGAGCTGCCGCTGGCGGTCTCCGAGCAGCTGCGCCCACGCGCCGGCCGGCTGATCTACGACGCCTACCCCACGGGCGTGGCCGTCTCCTGGGCGCAGCACCACGGCGGGCCGTGGCCGTCGACCAACTCGCAGCACACGTCCGTCGGCACCACGGCGATCCGGCGGTTCCTGCGCCCGATCACCTGGCAGGGCGCGCCCGCCGACCTGCTCCCGCTCGAACTGACCGACGACTACCACGGCGTCCCGCGGCGGGTCGACGGGGTCCTCGAGTTGCCTCGATGA
- a CDS encoding enolase C-terminal domain-like protein, which yields MTGRTPTVARVEAVPVAGHDSMLLNLSGAHGPFFTRNIAIVTDSEGRVGVGEVPGGEAIRRTICDAGELLTGQPVAEFGRLLRTVADTFADRDAGGRGLQTFDLRTTVHAVTALESALLDLLGQHLGVPVAELLGDGKQRDSVPMLGYLFYIGDRRRTGLPYLAEADPVDDWARRRREAALTPEAIVALAEAAQARYGFTDFKLKGGVLAGEEEVAAVRALAERFPDARVTLDPNGGWLLAEAVELCRDLHGVLAYAEDPVGAEGGYSGREMMAEFRRATGLPTATNMIATDWRQLAHAVRSDAVDIPLADPHFWTMRGSVRVAQLCHDFGLTWGSHSNNHFDISLAMFTHVGAAAPGEITALDTHWIWQDGQALTRTPMQIRDGRIAVPTAPGLGVELDRDALAAAHELYREHGLGARDDAVAMQYLVPGWVFDPKRPCLVR from the coding sequence ATGACCGGCCGCACCCCGACCGTGGCCCGTGTCGAGGCGGTGCCCGTAGCCGGGCACGACAGCATGCTGCTCAACCTCAGCGGCGCGCACGGCCCCTTCTTCACCCGCAACATCGCCATCGTCACCGACAGCGAGGGGCGGGTGGGCGTCGGTGAGGTGCCCGGCGGCGAGGCGATCCGGCGCACCATCTGCGACGCCGGCGAGCTGCTCACCGGGCAGCCGGTCGCCGAGTTCGGCCGGCTGCTGCGTACGGTGGCCGACACATTCGCCGACCGCGACGCGGGTGGGCGCGGCCTGCAGACCTTCGACCTGCGCACGACGGTCCACGCGGTGACGGCGCTGGAGTCGGCGCTGCTGGACCTGCTGGGTCAGCACCTCGGCGTGCCGGTGGCCGAACTCCTCGGCGACGGGAAGCAGCGCGACAGCGTCCCGATGCTCGGCTACCTCTTCTACATCGGCGACCGCCGCCGCACCGGCCTGCCCTACCTTGCCGAGGCCGACCCGGTCGACGACTGGGCGCGGCGGCGCCGGGAAGCGGCGCTGACCCCGGAGGCGATCGTCGCGTTGGCCGAGGCGGCGCAGGCCCGCTACGGGTTCACCGACTTCAAGCTCAAGGGCGGCGTGCTGGCCGGCGAGGAGGAGGTCGCGGCGGTCCGCGCGCTCGCCGAGCGGTTCCCCGACGCCCGCGTCACGCTCGACCCCAACGGCGGCTGGCTGCTCGCCGAGGCCGTCGAGCTCTGCCGCGACCTGCACGGGGTGCTCGCCTACGCCGAGGACCCGGTCGGCGCGGAGGGCGGCTACTCGGGCCGCGAGATGATGGCGGAGTTCCGGCGGGCCACCGGGCTGCCGACGGCCACCAACATGATCGCGACCGACTGGCGGCAACTGGCCCACGCGGTCCGCTCCGACGCCGTCGACATCCCGCTCGCCGACCCGCACTTCTGGACCATGCGCGGCTCGGTGCGGGTCGCCCAGCTCTGCCACGACTTCGGCCTCACCTGGGGTTCGCACTCGAACAACCACTTCGACATCTCATTGGCGATGTTCACCCACGTGGGCGCCGCCGCCCCCGGGGAGATCACCGCCCTGGACACGCACTGGATCTGGCAGGACGGGCAGGCCCTCACCCGTACGCCGATGCAGATCCGGGACGGGCGCATCGCCGTCCCCACCGCGCCCGGGCTGGGCGTCGAGCTCGACCGCGACGCCCTCGCGGCGGCGCACGAGCTGTACCGGGAGCACGGCCTCGGCGCCCGCGACGACGCCGTGGCGATGCAGTACCTCGTCCCCGGCTGGGTGTTCGACCCCAAGCGTCCCTGCCTGGTCCGCTGA
- the kdgD gene encoding 5-dehydro-4-deoxyglucarate dehydratase gives MTLLPPDVLADRLKSGLLSFPVTHFDAELQFDEARYREHLSWQASFDVAGLFAAGGTGEGFSLTSAELDRVVRVAVDEVAGKVPVLAPATGGTAVSIAQARAAQAAGASGLLLFPPYLTEAGQKGLIEHISAVCRAVDLGVIVYSRANAVLNDVTVAELADRNPNLIGLKDGVGDIEQMTRTYARVGDRLIYIGGLPTAETFALPLLQLGVNTYSSALYNFLPEFALRFYAAVRAQDRASVYQMITDFLLPYLDIRDRARGYAVSIVKAGLTAVGRDGGPVRPPLSDLTATELAELTALIEKIS, from the coding sequence GTGACGCTGCTGCCCCCGGACGTTCTCGCTGACCGGCTGAAGTCTGGCCTGCTCTCCTTCCCCGTCACCCACTTCGACGCCGAACTGCAGTTCGACGAGGCCCGGTACCGGGAGCACCTGAGCTGGCAGGCCAGCTTCGACGTCGCCGGGCTCTTCGCCGCCGGCGGCACGGGGGAGGGCTTCTCGCTGACCTCGGCGGAGCTGGACCGCGTGGTCCGCGTCGCCGTCGACGAGGTCGCCGGCAAGGTGCCCGTGCTCGCGCCGGCCACCGGCGGCACCGCCGTCTCCATCGCCCAGGCGCGGGCGGCGCAGGCCGCTGGCGCCTCCGGGCTCCTGCTGTTCCCGCCCTACCTCACCGAGGCCGGTCAGAAGGGGCTCATCGAGCACATCAGCGCCGTCTGCCGCGCCGTCGACCTCGGCGTCATCGTGTACAGCCGGGCCAACGCCGTGCTCAACGACGTCACCGTGGCCGAGCTCGCCGACCGTAACCCCAACCTGATCGGCCTCAAGGACGGCGTCGGCGACATCGAGCAGATGACCCGCACCTACGCCCGGGTCGGCGACCGGCTGATCTACATCGGCGGGCTGCCCACCGCCGAGACGTTCGCGCTGCCGCTGCTGCAGCTCGGGGTGAACACCTACTCCTCGGCGCTGTACAACTTCCTGCCCGAGTTCGCGCTCCGGTTCTACGCGGCCGTCCGCGCCCAGGACCGGGCGTCGGTCTACCAGATGATCACCGACTTCCTGCTCCCGTACCTGGACATCCGGGACCGGGCCCGGGGGTATGCGGTCTCCATCGTCAAGGCCGGCCTGACCGCGGTCGGACGGGACGGCGGCCCGGTGCGGCCCCCGCTGTCGGACCTGACCGCGACCGAGCTCGCCGAGCTGACCGCCCTGATCGAGAAGATCTCCTGA